A stretch of the Tardiphaga sp. 709 genome encodes the following:
- a CDS encoding SDR family NAD(P)-dependent oxidoreductase produces MADGIRLDGRVAVVTGAAGVIGTETIQLLAARGARIVAVDRDAGALQRAVEQLPASAEASALTADVTSEEDVIGYVAAAVKRFGTIDIFYNNAGIEGTITPIVKMSLTDFRRVLDVNVVGVFLGMKHVLPVMLKANKGSIINTASIAGVIGSAEVAVYSASKHAVIGLTKSAAQECTGTNVRVNCVCPGLIDSRMLSAIVDARVGRGAPAPVEKVVDRVPQRRLGLAREVAPIVAFLASDDASYVTGSAYTVDGGRTSA; encoded by the coding sequence ATGGCTGACGGAATCCGTCTAGACGGCAGGGTAGCCGTCGTTACCGGCGCGGCCGGGGTGATCGGCACCGAGACCATCCAGTTGCTGGCGGCGCGCGGCGCCAGAATCGTCGCAGTGGATCGCGATGCCGGCGCATTGCAGCGCGCGGTCGAACAACTCCCCGCTTCCGCCGAAGCATCGGCACTCACCGCCGACGTCACCAGCGAGGAAGACGTCATCGGCTATGTCGCCGCCGCCGTGAAACGCTTCGGCACCATCGACATTTTCTACAACAACGCCGGCATCGAGGGCACGATCACGCCCATCGTGAAGATGTCGCTCACCGACTTCCGGCGAGTGCTCGACGTCAATGTGGTCGGCGTCTTTCTCGGCATGAAGCACGTGCTGCCGGTGATGCTGAAGGCCAACAAGGGCTCGATCATCAACACCGCGTCCATCGCCGGCGTCATCGGCTCGGCCGAAGTCGCCGTCTACAGCGCCAGCAAACACGCAGTGATCGGCCTCACCAAGAGCGCGGCGCAGGAATGCACCGGCACCAATGTTCGAGTGAACTGCGTTTGCCCCGGCCTGATCGACAGCCGCATGCTGAGTGCGATTGTGGATGCCCGCGTCGGCCGCGGCGCGCCTGCCCCGGTCGAGAAGGTCGTCGATCGCGTGCCGCAGCGCCGGCTCGGCCTCGCCCGGGAAGTCGCGCCAATCGTGGCCTTCCTCGCCTCCGACGATGCGAGCTACGTCACCGGCTCCGCTTACACCGTCGATGGCGGCCGCACCTCCGCTTAA
- a CDS encoding metallophosphoesterase: protein MRCLVVADLHYSLPQFDWLLSVASQFDLVIFAGDALDVASVVDFRAQILVVKKYLGLLAQRTKVILCSGNHDLDERNDEGEKIARWVGDVRQLGIACDGDSLAISDTLFTVCPWWDGPLVQQRIAQQLNEASAQNAKRWIWVHHAPPTNSPTSWGGKRYFGDVELVQWIEAHRPAMVISGHVHESPFVKDGSWYDRIGETWVFNAGRQFGRPPTYIVLDLDDGTAFWLSAEGADHIDLNAPLQRPALPIKTAPAWLTSVDRFVDPSPDPNLVTPSLATG, encoded by the coding sequence ATGCGCTGCCTTGTCGTAGCCGATCTCCACTATTCGCTGCCCCAGTTCGACTGGTTGTTGAGCGTTGCCTCGCAATTCGACCTCGTGATCTTCGCCGGTGACGCGCTCGACGTCGCATCGGTCGTGGACTTCCGTGCGCAGATCCTGGTAGTGAAGAAGTATCTCGGCCTGCTTGCCCAACGCACCAAGGTGATCCTGTGCTCTGGCAATCACGATCTCGACGAACGCAACGATGAAGGCGAGAAGATCGCGCGATGGGTTGGCGATGTCAGACAACTCGGCATTGCCTGCGATGGTGACAGCCTCGCCATCAGCGATACGTTATTTACGGTCTGCCCGTGGTGGGACGGTCCGCTGGTTCAGCAGCGCATCGCGCAGCAACTCAACGAAGCATCCGCACAAAACGCAAAACGCTGGATCTGGGTCCATCATGCGCCGCCGACCAATTCACCCACAAGCTGGGGCGGCAAGCGTTACTTCGGCGATGTCGAACTGGTGCAATGGATCGAGGCGCATCGGCCCGCGATGGTGATCTCCGGCCATGTGCATGAATCTCCGTTTGTCAAAGACGGCTCATGGTACGACCGGATTGGCGAGACCTGGGTGTTCAATGCAGGTCGCCAGTTCGGTCGGCCGCCGACTTACATCGTGCTCGACCTCGATGACGGCACAGCATTCTGGCTATCGGCGGAAGGCGCTGACCATATAGACCTGAACGCTCCACTGCAGCGTCCGGCGTTGCCGATCAAGACCGCGCCCGCATGGCTCACATCCGTGGATCGTTTTGTCGATCCGAGCCCCGATCCGAACCTGGTGACACCTTCGTTGGCGACAGGTTGA
- a CDS encoding URC4/urg3 family protein, whose translation MLTLGLDDKLPNFRIDLTRMDDVINLVLDTTRASYPSLDVPFHSRWRHFVNAGDNRWADLAGGISWPDRAARGRAEFDLAITSVFLDAGAGPTWRYTDPQTGAAIGRSEGLGLASLAMFSGGTFSADPAQPLRADASKLAQLDVSDLKRGMQVSDTNPMVGIGGRADLLRRLGEHVASKPDVFGTKDTPRPGGLFDRLASLVDNGRLPAPTILSELLLQLGPIWPSRLTLDGIALGDCWKHPAMTTSDATSGLVPLHKLSQWLAYSLIEPLQTAGIDVTDIDGLTGLAEYRNGGLFVDGGVLKFRDPADATREHDVSSPLVVEWRALTVALLDRVAGGLRQRLKLDATSLPLAKVLEGGTWAAGRILARERREDHSPPVKVISDGTVF comes from the coding sequence ATGCTGACCCTCGGCCTCGACGACAAACTGCCGAACTTCCGCATCGATCTGACGCGCATGGACGACGTGATCAACCTGGTGCTGGATACGACGCGCGCCTCCTATCCGTCGCTCGATGTCCCGTTCCATTCGCGCTGGCGTCACTTCGTCAATGCCGGCGACAATCGCTGGGCCGACCTCGCGGGCGGCATTTCATGGCCTGATCGCGCAGCACGCGGACGCGCGGAATTCGATCTCGCCATCACCAGCGTGTTCCTCGATGCCGGGGCCGGTCCAACCTGGCGCTATACCGATCCCCAAACCGGCGCGGCCATCGGCCGCTCCGAAGGTCTCGGTCTCGCGAGCCTCGCGATGTTCTCCGGCGGCACGTTCTCTGCCGATCCCGCGCAGCCACTGCGCGCCGACGCCAGCAAGCTGGCACAGCTCGACGTCAGCGATCTCAAGCGCGGCATGCAGGTCTCCGACACCAATCCAATGGTCGGCATCGGCGGCCGCGCCGATCTGCTGCGCCGGCTTGGCGAACACGTAGCGTCGAAGCCCGATGTGTTCGGCACGAAGGATACGCCGCGGCCCGGCGGATTGTTCGATCGCCTGGCCTCGCTGGTTGACAATGGCCGTCTGCCTGCCCCCACCATCCTCTCGGAACTGCTGCTGCAACTTGGTCCGATCTGGCCGTCGCGGCTGACGCTGGACGGCATCGCGCTCGGCGATTGCTGGAAGCATCCGGCGATGACGACCTCGGATGCGACGAGCGGCCTTGTGCCCCTGCACAAGCTGTCGCAATGGCTGGCCTATTCGCTGATCGAACCGCTGCAGACCGCAGGCATCGATGTGACCGATATCGACGGCCTCACGGGACTGGCCGAATATCGCAATGGTGGTCTTTTCGTCGATGGTGGCGTCCTGAAATTCCGCGATCCCGCTGACGCCACGCGTGAGCACGACGTATCGTCGCCGCTGGTGGTGGAATGGCGGGCACTGACCGTGGCGCTACTTGACCGCGTCGCCGGCGGCCTGCGACAAAGACTGAAGCTCGACGCGACGTCGCTGCCGTTGGCCAAGGTGCTCGAAGGTGGCACATGGGCCGCCGGCCGCATCCTGGCGCGCGAGCGCCGCGAGGATCATTCGCCGCCGGTGAAGGTCATCAGCGACGGCACGGTTTTCTAG
- a CDS encoding DASS family sodium-coupled anion symporter: MSLSWKKIAPLAVWLVLYVIPIPAGLVANQWHYFAVFAAVITGLILESMPVGAVGLIGLTFAGVMGYVEHDPNKSLRWMLSGFSESTVWLIVGAFVFSIGYRKSGLGRRLALLLVRGLGRNTVGLGYAVALSDLVLAPATPSNTARSGGTVYPIVSNIPKIYGSEPGPTAGRIGTYVMWTAFAATAVTSSMFLTALAPNAAALSIAKKIVSVDVGWSQWFIGFAPLGVPLILLLPLLSYAICRPEVKESPEIVAWSASELASMGALSRSEWIMAGLVVLAMFLWITGSNPDISLPGLGSNFINATMVVFVVISLMLVTGVITFSDIIAEKAAWEVFFYFTSLLTLSSGLNDIGFIKWAAAGLAAPLATFSPTIAMILLVSIFFWIHYFFSSITAHAAAMLPVVLAVGSSIPGIPMSTLTLLCIYSLGLMGVISPYATGPAPMYFGSGYIGKADFWKFGLIFGLIYFAGLLLVVMPWLLMIN, encoded by the coding sequence GTGTCGCTGAGCTGGAAGAAGATTGCACCTCTCGCTGTCTGGCTGGTGCTGTACGTCATCCCAATTCCGGCAGGGCTTGTCGCTAATCAGTGGCATTATTTTGCCGTTTTCGCTGCGGTGATTACCGGCCTGATCCTGGAATCCATGCCTGTTGGCGCGGTTGGTCTGATCGGTCTGACCTTTGCGGGCGTGATGGGATATGTCGAACACGATCCCAACAAGTCGCTGCGCTGGATGCTGAGCGGATTCTCCGAAAGCACGGTATGGCTGATCGTCGGCGCCTTCGTATTCTCGATCGGTTATCGCAAGAGCGGCCTTGGCAGGCGTCTGGCATTGCTGCTGGTTCGCGGCCTCGGGCGCAACACGGTGGGACTGGGTTACGCCGTTGCGCTGTCCGATCTTGTTCTCGCGCCGGCGACGCCATCGAACACCGCGCGTAGCGGCGGCACGGTCTATCCGATTGTCAGCAACATCCCGAAGATCTACGGATCGGAGCCGGGTCCGACAGCCGGCAGGATCGGAACCTACGTGATGTGGACCGCCTTCGCGGCGACCGCGGTGACGAGTTCGATGTTCCTCACCGCGCTTGCGCCCAATGCGGCGGCGCTGAGCATCGCCAAGAAGATAGTGAGCGTGGACGTCGGCTGGTCACAGTGGTTCATCGGCTTCGCGCCGCTCGGCGTGCCGCTGATTTTGCTTCTGCCACTGCTGAGCTACGCAATTTGCCGACCGGAGGTGAAAGAAAGCCCGGAGATCGTGGCGTGGAGCGCGAGCGAACTCGCGTCGATGGGGGCGTTGTCGCGCAGTGAATGGATCATGGCTGGACTGGTCGTGCTTGCGATGTTCCTGTGGATCACCGGATCCAATCCCGACATCTCGCTACCTGGCCTCGGTTCGAACTTCATCAATGCGACCATGGTGGTGTTCGTTGTGATCTCGCTGATGCTCGTCACCGGCGTCATCACGTTTTCCGACATCATCGCCGAGAAAGCAGCGTGGGAGGTGTTTTTCTACTTCACATCGCTGCTGACGTTGTCATCCGGCCTCAACGACATCGGCTTCATCAAATGGGCTGCCGCCGGCCTGGCGGCTCCGCTCGCCACATTCAGCCCGACCATCGCGATGATCCTGCTGGTCTCGATCTTCTTCTGGATCCACTATTTTTTCTCGAGCATTACGGCGCACGCGGCGGCGATGCTGCCTGTCGTGCTGGCGGTGGGGTCGAGCATTCCCGGAATCCCGATGTCGACTCTGACATTGCTCTGCATCTATTCGCTTGGCCTGATGGGCGTGATCTCGCCCTATGCCACCGGACCGGCACCGATGTATTTTGGCAGCGGCTATATCGGCAAGGCCGACTTCTGGAAGTTCGGCCTGATCTTCGGGTTGATCTATTTCGCCGGCTTGCTGCTGGTCGTAATGCCCTGGCTGCTGATGATCAACTGA
- a CDS encoding DUF2155 domain-containing protein, with protein sequence MLRTLTIAGFAALLAATSLSPAPVQAQFGPLFGDTPPRPPGAVPRGQQPPPPMDDEEEVPELPQGRLLPTRPGMGAPPPGAVQSQPLAPPPGSNTTIVPQNPPGQGQAQQPAAPGQQQPGVANAPPAATPGGRQPPKVAPPTPATLQPGDEVVTEPPAQKIVNKKASFSGLDKITGRIINFDADIGETVQFGALRVKTDACYTRPATEAANTDAFVEVDEITLQGEVKRIFSGWMFAASPGLHGVEHPIYDIWLTDCKQPEATVATTQPDAPRAPPPAQKRAPPKQQPRAQQQPLQPPPGFPAFRQ encoded by the coding sequence ATGTTGCGAACCCTGACCATTGCCGGATTTGCGGCCCTTCTGGCCGCCACCTCACTGTCGCCTGCACCTGTGCAGGCGCAGTTCGGTCCGCTGTTCGGCGACACGCCGCCACGGCCGCCGGGGGCGGTGCCGCGTGGCCAGCAACCCCCGCCGCCCATGGACGACGAGGAAGAGGTGCCGGAACTGCCGCAGGGCCGTCTGTTGCCGACCCGTCCCGGCATGGGCGCACCGCCGCCCGGCGCCGTGCAGTCGCAGCCGCTGGCACCGCCGCCCGGCAGCAACACCACCATCGTTCCGCAGAACCCGCCGGGGCAGGGACAGGCCCAGCAGCCGGCCGCGCCAGGGCAGCAACAGCCCGGCGTGGCCAACGCGCCACCTGCCGCCACTCCCGGTGGCCGTCAGCCGCCGAAGGTGGCGCCGCCGACGCCTGCCACGCTGCAACCCGGCGACGAAGTCGTCACCGAGCCGCCGGCGCAGAAGATCGTCAACAAGAAGGCCAGCTTCTCGGGCCTCGACAAGATCACCGGCCGCATCATCAATTTCGACGCCGATATCGGCGAGACCGTGCAGTTCGGCGCGCTCCGCGTGAAGACCGATGCCTGCTACACGCGTCCGGCGACCGAGGCGGCGAATACCGACGCTTTCGTCGAGGTCGACGAAATCACGCTGCAGGGCGAAGTGAAGCGCATCTTCTCAGGCTGGATGTTTGCGGCCAGTCCGGGCCTGCACGGCGTCGAGCACCCGATCTACGACATCTGGCTGACCGACTGTAAGCAGCCGGAAGCCACGGTTGCGACGACACAGCCCGACGCACCGCGTGCGCCGCCGCCGGCCCAGAAGCGCGCGCCGCCGAAACAGCAGCCGCGCGCCCAGCAGCAGCCCCTGCAGCCACCGCCGGGCTTCCCGGCGTTCCGGCAGTAA
- a CDS encoding GTP cyclohydrolase II, translating to MSRSNRIDHIRLTSHPAPGAKHHFPIQWGAPSARERGPVIGTVSRPQDRNVIGTHGGSYSVYRALAVSSGALDPLKRPDLTNTHPAAVVGPFGQWTDPEKIVSLDPWGHLVAENFAPEIAEGIDIRPSIAITKARLDLPELQAAIAGGRLKHDGEVVHANGSVSVVKIAIDPVWYLPGLAKRFDTSENNLRRQLFEQTAGMFPELVTRPDLQVFLPPIGGTTAYLFGDVSKLPDHTTKITCRVHDECNGSDVFGSDICTCRPYLIHGIEECARAGQSGGLGIIIYNRKEGRALGEVTKFLVYNARKRQEGGDAAAQYFERTECVAGVQDARFQQLMPDVVHWLGLKRIDRFISMSDMKHDALTSQGVEIVERVPIPDDMIPADAHVEIAAKKAAGYFTPDPVTPQDLIDSVGRGLEKY from the coding sequence ATGAGCCGTTCCAACCGGATCGATCATATTCGCCTGACGTCGCATCCTGCGCCGGGCGCCAAGCATCACTTCCCGATCCAGTGGGGCGCACCCTCCGCACGCGAACGCGGGCCGGTCATCGGCACCGTCTCCCGCCCGCAGGACCGCAACGTCATCGGCACCCATGGCGGCTCCTATTCGGTCTATCGCGCGCTCGCGGTTTCATCCGGCGCACTTGATCCGCTGAAGCGCCCCGACCTCACAAACACCCATCCCGCTGCTGTCGTCGGGCCTTTCGGACAATGGACCGATCCCGAGAAGATCGTATCGCTCGATCCCTGGGGTCATCTCGTTGCCGAGAACTTTGCGCCCGAGATCGCCGAAGGGATCGATATCCGCCCGAGCATTGCGATCACCAAGGCGCGGCTCGATCTGCCCGAGCTGCAGGCCGCGATCGCTGGCGGTCGCCTCAAACACGACGGCGAGGTCGTGCATGCCAATGGCAGCGTCTCCGTGGTCAAGATCGCTATCGATCCCGTGTGGTATCTGCCCGGTCTCGCCAAGCGTTTTGATACCAGCGAGAACAATCTGCGCCGCCAGCTGTTCGAACAGACCGCCGGCATGTTTCCCGAACTGGTGACGCGGCCTGACCTGCAGGTGTTCCTGCCGCCGATCGGCGGGACTACCGCCTATCTGTTCGGCGACGTCAGCAAGCTGCCGGATCACACGACCAAGATCACCTGCCGCGTTCACGACGAGTGCAACGGCTCCGACGTGTTCGGCTCCGATATCTGCACCTGTCGTCCCTATCTGATTCACGGTATCGAAGAATGCGCGCGCGCCGGTCAGTCCGGCGGACTCGGCATCATCATCTACAACCGCAAGGAAGGCCGCGCGCTCGGCGAGGTCACCAAATTCCTCGTCTACAACGCGCGCAAACGCCAGGAGGGCGGCGACGCCGCTGCGCAGTATTTCGAACGCACCGAATGCGTTGCCGGCGTGCAGGATGCGCGCTTCCAGCAGTTGATGCCGGATGTGGTGCACTGGCTCGGCCTCAAGCGCATCGATCGCTTCATTTCCATGAGCGACATGAAGCATGATGCGTTGACCAGTCAGGGCGTCGAGATCGTCGAGCGCGTGCCAATCCCCGACGACATGATCCCAGCCGATGCGCATGTGGAGATCGCCGCCAAGAAAGCGGCCGGCTACTTCACACCGGACCCGGTGACGCCGCAGGACCTGATCGACTCCGTCGGTCGCGGGCTTGAGAAGTATTGA
- the upp gene encoding uracil phosphoribosyltransferase: protein MDGVTIVNHPLVQHKLTLIRDKNRSTKGFRELLNEIGMLLCYEVTRDLPLTDVEIETPIMKMTGKEIAGKKLVFAPILRAGLSFVEGMIGLVPSARIAHIGLYRDPETFVAVEYFFKAPTNLDERLVIVIDPMLATANTAVAAIDRIKERGAKDIRFVCLLAAPEGIERLRGYHPDVPIWTAAIDDRLNEHAYIEPGLGDAGDRAYGTR from the coding sequence ATGGACGGCGTCACGATCGTTAATCACCCGCTGGTGCAGCACAAGCTGACGCTGATCCGCGACAAGAACCGCTCGACCAAGGGCTTTCGCGAACTCCTCAACGAAATCGGCATGCTGCTGTGCTACGAGGTGACGCGCGACCTTCCGCTCACCGATGTCGAGATCGAAACGCCGATCATGAAGATGACCGGCAAGGAAATCGCCGGCAAGAAACTCGTGTTTGCGCCGATCCTTCGCGCAGGCCTCTCTTTCGTCGAAGGCATGATCGGCCTCGTTCCGTCAGCGCGTATCGCGCATATCGGTCTCTATCGCGATCCCGAAACATTTGTGGCCGTGGAATACTTCTTCAAGGCCCCGACCAATCTCGACGAGCGCCTGGTGATCGTGATCGATCCGATGCTGGCAACGGCGAATACGGCGGTGGCAGCCATCGATCGCATCAAGGAACGCGGCGCCAAGGATATCCGCTTCGTTTGCCTGCTGGCAGCGCCGGAAGGCATTGAACGTCTGCGCGGCTATCATCCGGACGTCCCGATCTGGACCGCGGCGATCGACGACCGGCTGAACGAGCACGCCTATATCGAGCCGGGTCTCGGTGACGCTGGTGACCGTGCTTACGGCACCAGGTAG
- a CDS encoding cyclic nucleotide-binding domain-containing protein, giving the protein MRAVLDHCSDGVKHRVAAGDTIIREGQTSGHLFVLIEGQLDVVKGDTVVASLTEPGAVVGEMSVLLEQPHTATVRAAMETQVYEFENATDFLRDHPTVALMIARLLAQRLNVATSYLADIKQQYAGHGTHLSMVGELLDNMVNLSPTKVSPGSDRGSDRQNDPRM; this is encoded by the coding sequence ATGCGCGCCGTTCTGGATCATTGCAGCGATGGCGTGAAGCACCGCGTTGCAGCGGGCGATACGATCATCCGGGAAGGACAGACCAGCGGGCATTTGTTCGTGCTGATTGAAGGGCAGCTCGATGTCGTCAAGGGCGACACGGTGGTTGCGAGTTTGACCGAACCCGGTGCTGTGGTCGGTGAAATGTCGGTGCTCCTCGAACAGCCGCATACCGCGACCGTGCGCGCCGCGATGGAGACGCAAGTCTATGAATTCGAGAATGCGACGGATTTCTTGCGGGATCACCCGACCGTCGCGCTGATGATCGCGCGGCTGCTGGCGCAGCGGCTCAATGTGGCGACGAGCTATCTTGCCGATATCAAGCAGCAATATGCCGGCCATGGTACGCATCTGTCGATGGTCGGCGAGCTCTTGGACAACATGGTCAACCTGTCGCCAACGAAGGTGTCACCAGGTTCGGATCGGGGCTCGGATCGACAAAACGATCCACGGATGTGA
- a CDS encoding NAD(P)/FAD-dependent oxidoreductase, with the protein MTNIVTIDGKASTRTTTPHRVVVVGAGFGGLETVYRLTGADVSITIVDRRNHHLFQPLLYQVATASLATSEIAWPIRYLLRGRKDVTTLLGTVTGVDAAARRVLLDDGQTLPYDTLVLATGAGHAYFGHDEWEPFAPGLKTLEDATTLRRRILTAFERAERESDPVKRAALLTFVIIGAGPTGVELAGTIAELARVTLPEDFRNINTRETRVVLIEAGTRVLAGFPEDLSAYAQRSLEKLGVEVALGHAVSDCNIDGVVYGDRALGARTIIWAAGVRASPAAEWLGVAADRAGRLQVNPDLTVPGHPEIFAVGDTVSVAAPDGKPVPGIAPAAKQEGRYVASAIKQRLRDETPAPFRYSHDGSLAQIGKKLAVIDFGRVRLRGALAWWIWGIAHIYFLIGLRNRLAVAINWLWIHTLDQRGARLITQGRAVVDSQSVPSHSGEEKRVSSAR; encoded by the coding sequence ATGACGAATATCGTGACAATCGACGGCAAGGCATCGACCAGAACGACAACACCTCATCGCGTGGTCGTTGTTGGCGCCGGCTTCGGCGGGCTGGAGACCGTGTATCGGCTGACCGGTGCCGATGTCAGCATCACCATTGTCGATCGCCGCAATCATCATCTGTTTCAGCCGCTGCTGTATCAGGTCGCTACCGCGTCGCTGGCGACGTCGGAGATCGCCTGGCCGATCCGTTATCTGTTGCGTGGACGCAAGGATGTGACGACATTGCTCGGCACCGTGACGGGCGTGGATGCGGCGGCGCGCCGGGTGCTGCTCGATGACGGGCAGACGCTGCCCTATGACACACTGGTGCTCGCCACGGGTGCCGGCCACGCCTATTTCGGCCATGATGAATGGGAGCCGTTCGCGCCGGGCCTCAAGACGCTGGAAGATGCGACCACGCTGCGCCGCCGTATTCTCACGGCCTTTGAGCGTGCCGAACGCGAGAGCGATCCCGTCAAGCGTGCGGCACTGCTGACCTTCGTGATTATCGGCGCCGGACCGACTGGTGTCGAACTCGCCGGCACCATCGCGGAGCTCGCGCGGGTGACGCTGCCGGAAGATTTTCGCAATATCAATACGCGCGAGACGCGCGTGGTGCTGATCGAGGCGGGGACACGCGTGCTCGCTGGATTTCCGGAGGACCTGTCGGCCTATGCGCAACGCTCGCTAGAGAAGCTCGGCGTCGAAGTCGCGCTCGGACATGCCGTGTCGGATTGCAACATCGATGGCGTTGTCTATGGCGACAGGGCCCTCGGCGCCAGGACGATCATCTGGGCGGCAGGCGTGCGCGCGTCGCCGGCTGCCGAATGGTTGGGCGTTGCCGCTGATCGCGCCGGGCGTCTGCAGGTCAATCCGGATCTCACAGTGCCGGGGCATCCCGAGATATTCGCTGTCGGTGATACCGTGAGCGTTGCTGCCCCTGATGGCAAGCCGGTACCTGGCATTGCCCCGGCCGCAAAGCAGGAAGGGCGCTATGTGGCGTCAGCAATCAAACAACGTTTGCGCGACGAGACGCCCGCACCGTTTCGCTATTCGCACGACGGCAGTCTCGCACAGATCGGCAAGAAGCTCGCCGTGATCGACTTCGGCCGCGTCAGACTGCGCGGCGCGCTGGCGTGGTGGATCTGGGGCATCGCCCATATCTACTTCCTGATCGGGCTGCGTAATCGTCTTGCGGTTGCGATCAACTGGCTGTGGATCCACACGCTGGATCAGCGCGGCGCGCGGCTGATCACGCAGGGGCGTGCCGTGGTCGACAGCCAATCCGTGCCGTCGCATAGCGGCGAGGAAAAGCGCGTTAGTTCGGCGCGCTGA
- a CDS encoding response regulator gives MISATTPTLLYIDDDAGLARLVSRGLTRQGFGVEHCDNGEAGIERVKQGGIDVIALDQYMPGLDGLETLEQIQKLPSPPPVVFVTASQDSKIAVTALKAGAADYLVKDTQGDFLPLLHVACTTAIKQALISKARDDAEAEVHASRDRYAALAAEREVLLREVNHRVGNSLQIIASLLHLQANSTNEDHVKVALTNAMGRVAAVAQVHRRLYTSHDLNSVLLNQYLEALLEDLRRSAEGNRMSRLTLKAESVEIDPDRAVAIGIIVNELVMNAVKYAYPDGAGPIHVVLTAQGDQLELSITDDGVGLNVKVDPRSTGMGQRIVNAMASKLEASVERDPDHTGTRIVLRFCAVTKPAAKPPVSSAG, from the coding sequence ATGATATCTGCGACGACGCCAACGCTGCTGTATATCGATGACGACGCAGGTCTTGCGCGGCTGGTGTCGCGCGGCCTGACGCGGCAGGGCTTTGGCGTCGAGCATTGCGACAATGGCGAAGCCGGGATCGAACGGGTCAAGCAGGGTGGCATCGACGTCATCGCGCTCGATCAGTACATGCCGGGCCTCGATGGGTTAGAAACGCTTGAGCAGATCCAGAAGCTGCCCTCGCCGCCCCCGGTGGTGTTCGTCACGGCGTCGCAGGACAGCAAGATCGCCGTCACCGCCCTCAAGGCGGGTGCCGCCGACTATCTGGTGAAGGACACCCAGGGCGACTTCCTGCCGCTGCTGCATGTCGCCTGCACGACCGCCATCAAACAAGCCCTGATATCAAAGGCACGCGACGACGCCGAAGCCGAAGTCCACGCGTCGCGCGATCGTTATGCAGCCCTCGCGGCCGAGCGCGAAGTGTTGCTGCGCGAGGTCAATCACCGCGTCGGCAACTCGCTGCAGATCATCGCCTCACTGCTGCATCTGCAGGCCAACTCAACCAACGAAGATCACGTCAAGGTGGCGCTGACCAACGCCATGGGCCGGGTCGCCGCCGTGGCGCAGGTCCATCGCCGGCTGTACACCTCGCACGACCTCAACAGCGTGCTGCTCAATCAGTATCTCGAAGCCCTGCTGGAAGATCTCCGCCGCTCGGCCGAGGGCAACCGGATGTCGCGCCTGACGCTGAAAGCCGAATCTGTCGAGATCGATCCGGACCGCGCCGTAGCCATCGGCATCATCGTCAACGAGCTGGTGATGAACGCCGTCAAATACGCCTATCCCGACGGAGCCGGCCCGATCCATGTCGTGCTCACCGCGCAGGGCGACCAGCTCGAACTGTCGATCACTGACGATGGCGTCGGCCTCAACGTGAAAGTCGACCCGCGCTCCACCGGCATGGGCCAGCGCATCGTCAATGCCATGGCCAGCAAGCTCGAAGCTTCCGTCGAACGCGATCCCGACCATACCGGCACGCGTATCGTGCTGCGGTTCTGCGCCGTCACCAAGCCCGCGGCCAAGCCACCTGTGAGCTCTGCCGGCTAG
- the aat gene encoding leucyl/phenylalanyl-tRNA--protein transferase codes for MSSRDSASSEVTPELLLRAYACGIFPMSESADDPGLFWVEPEMRGVIPLDRFRISSRLARTVRSDVFTVTVNTAFKRVMAECAAPKPGREDTWINTRIRDLYGELHEMDHAHSVEIWQDDTLAGGLYGVSLGRAFFGESMFHHARDASKVALVHLVARLIAGDFKLLDTQYVTDHLLSFGAQEVPRARYRKLLDASLDGIAEFDRLPMDFPLKGATVLDIIAGRNGAS; via the coding sequence ATGAGCTCACGCGACTCCGCCTCTTCCGAGGTCACGCCCGAACTGCTGCTGCGTGCCTATGCCTGCGGCATCTTCCCGATGTCGGAAAGCGCCGACGATCCCGGCCTGTTCTGGGTCGAGCCCGAGATGCGCGGCGTCATTCCGCTGGATCGGTTTCGCATCAGCTCGCGCCTCGCCCGCACCGTGCGCTCCGACGTATTCACCGTGACCGTCAACACCGCCTTCAAGCGCGTGATGGCCGAATGCGCCGCGCCAAAGCCGGGCCGCGAGGACACCTGGATCAACACGCGTATCCGCGACCTCTATGGCGAGCTCCATGAGATGGACCACGCCCACAGCGTCGAGATCTGGCAGGACGACACGCTGGCCGGTGGGCTCTATGGCGTATCGCTCGGCCGTGCCTTCTTCGGCGAGAGCATGTTTCACCATGCACGCGATGCCTCGAAGGTGGCACTCGTGCATCTGGTCGCGCGGCTGATCGCCGGCGATTTCAAGCTGCTCGACACCCAATATGTCACCGATCATCTGCTGAGCTTCGGCGCACAGGAAGTGCCGCGCGCGCGTTATCGCAAGCTGCTCGACGCATCGCTCGACGGCATTGCGGAATTCGACAGACTGCCGATGGATTTCCCGCTCAAGGGCGCGACGGTGCTGGACATCATCGCGGGACGGAACGGCGCCTCTTAA